The following are encoded together in the Parabacteroides chongii genome:
- a CDS encoding RelA/SpoT family protein has protein sequence MNDAIDTKDTKDAGEMTPAMLADEKMIQDGFNELLEDYLKSNHRRKVERITKAFNFANQAHAGVKRRSGEPYIMHPIAVARIVCREMGLGSTSICSALLHDVVEDTEYTVQDISDMFGPKIAQIVDGLTKISGGIFGEQASAQAENFRKLLLTMSDDIRVILIKIADRLHNMRTLGSMLPAKQFKIAGETLYLYAPLAHRLGLFTIKTELEDLSFKYEHPQEYDFIEQKLKATEESRNKLFEHFAVPVDEKLKEMGLHYEMKARVKSAYSIWNKMESKGITFEDIYDLYAVRIIFDPLPGVDEKNMCWDIYSAITDIYRIRPDRIRDWVSRPKANGYQALHLTVMGPDGQWVEIQIRSRRMDDIAEKGFAAHWKYKEHSVEEDTELDKWLQTITEILESPDPNALDFLDTIKLNLFTSEIFVFTPKGDIKTLPQGATALDFAYALHTNIGNKCIGAKVNHRLVPLSHPLASGDQVEILTSRSQEPQAEWLNFVTTAKARAKIDAVLKRARKDAAKLGEEKVISAFKRSEMEASTSNLDKLCMYFGFSKREEFYYAVEKGDVVLPENIKKLLKEKTDNLLFKYVKQALGVGSKKTEEEKPEEKPKTKYDKSKPYILREEAFERNYVIAECCKPIPGDDALGFINDDGNVVVHKRSCPIAMRLKSSFGERILNTEWSSHKNASFEATLEVKGIDSIGVLNTITKTIADDFNVNIMRLLIEAKDGVFEGRIKMKVHDVEDIQKMCVTLSKIKNIKSVGRVAD, from the coding sequence ATGAACGATGCGATAGACACAAAAGACACAAAGGATGCAGGTGAAATGACACCGGCTATGTTGGCGGATGAAAAGATGATCCAGGACGGTTTTAACGAGTTGCTGGAGGACTATCTGAAATCGAATCACCGGAGAAAAGTGGAACGCATAACGAAAGCGTTTAACTTTGCCAATCAGGCACATGCGGGCGTGAAACGTCGTTCCGGCGAACCCTATATCATGCACCCTATCGCTGTTGCGCGGATTGTTTGCCGTGAAATGGGATTGGGTTCTACCTCTATCTGTTCGGCATTGCTCCACGATGTGGTGGAGGATACGGAATATACTGTACAGGATATTAGCGATATGTTCGGTCCGAAGATTGCCCAGATCGTGGACGGGCTGACCAAGATCTCCGGAGGTATCTTCGGTGAACAGGCTTCGGCGCAGGCGGAGAACTTCCGCAAATTGTTGCTTACCATGAGTGACGATATCCGGGTGATCCTGATTAAGATTGCCGACCGTCTGCATAATATGCGAACCCTGGGTTCGATGCTTCCCGCCAAACAGTTCAAGATTGCGGGAGAAACGCTTTACCTCTACGCTCCTTTGGCACATCGTCTGGGACTTTTCACGATCAAGACAGAACTGGAAGACCTGAGCTTCAAATATGAACATCCGCAGGAATATGATTTTATCGAGCAAAAGCTAAAGGCGACGGAAGAAAGCCGTAATAAGCTTTTCGAACATTTCGCCGTTCCTGTCGATGAGAAGCTGAAAGAAATGGGGCTGCATTATGAAATGAAAGCCCGCGTAAAGTCCGCTTATTCCATCTGGAACAAGATGGAAAGCAAAGGGATTACTTTTGAAGATATCTATGATCTGTATGCTGTTCGTATCATTTTCGATCCGCTGCCGGGGGTGGATGAAAAGAATATGTGCTGGGATATCTATTCTGCTATTACGGATATCTACCGTATCCGTCCGGACCGTATCCGCGACTGGGTGAGCCGTCCGAAAGCAAACGGTTATCAGGCATTGCATCTTACCGTCATGGGACCCGATGGGCAATGGGTGGAAATACAAATCCGCAGCCGTCGTATGGACGATATTGCCGAGAAAGGGTTTGCTGCTCACTGGAAATATAAGGAACATAGCGTAGAAGAAGATACGGAGCTGGACAAATGGCTTCAGACTATTACGGAAATCCTGGAAAGTCCGGACCCGAATGCACTCGACTTCCTGGATACGATTAAACTGAATCTGTTCACTTCCGAAATATTTGTATTTACTCCGAAAGGAGATATCAAGACACTTCCGCAGGGAGCCACAGCACTTGACTTTGCTTATGCCCTGCATACCAATATCGGAAATAAATGTATTGGAGCGAAGGTTAATCATCGCCTGGTTCCTCTCAGTCATCCGTTGGCAAGTGGTGACCAGGTTGAGATCCTGACTTCCCGTTCGCAGGAACCGCAGGCGGAGTGGCTTAACTTTGTCACGACGGCAAAGGCGAGAGCCAAGATCGATGCCGTATTGAAACGTGCCCGCAAAGATGCGGCTAAGCTGGGAGAAGAGAAAGTGATCTCTGCATTCAAACGTTCGGAGATGGAAGCAAGTACGTCCAATCTGGATAAGCTATGTATGTATTTCGGTTTCTCCAAGCGTGAAGAATTTTATTATGCCGTAGAAAAAGGAGATGTGGTACTTCCTGAGAATATCAAGAAGTTGCTGAAAGAAAAGACGGATAACCTCTTGTTTAAATACGTAAAACAAGCGTTAGGTGTCGGCTCTAAAAAGACGGAAGAGGAGAAGCCGGAAGAGAAACCTAAGACAAAATACGATAAATCGAAACCTTATATCCTTCGTGAAGAAGCATTCGAACGTAACTATGTGATTGCCGAATGTTGTAAGCCGATCCCGGGCGATGATGCGTTAGGCTTCATCAACGACGATGGAAATGTGGTGGTTCATAAACGTTCCTGCCCGATTGCTATGCGTCTGAAGAGTAGTTTCGGCGAACGTATCCTGAATACCGAGTGGAGCAGTCATAAGAATGCCTCTTTCGAAGCTACGCTGGAAGTGAAAGGTATCGACTCGATCGGAGTGTTGAATACGATCACCAAGACGATTGCCGATGATTTCAATGTGAACATTATGCGCCTGTTGATCGAAGCGAAAGACGGTGTGTTCGAAGGGCGGATCAAGATGAAAGTGCATGATGTGGAAGACATTCAGAAGATGTGCGTGACACTCTCCAAAATCAAGAATATTAAGTCGGTAGGACGTGTTGCCGATTAG
- the fldA gene encoding flavodoxin FldA: MKTIGIFYGSSTGTTEDIAKRIATKLGVDASNLYDVAKASPSDLGNYEALILGSSTWGAGDLQDDWYDFLAKVKKLDLSGKLVAIFGCGDSSSFSDTFCDAIGTIYTDLQGTGCTFIGSVPTDGYSYDDSTAVVDGKFVGLPLDELNEDDQTNPRIDQWIETLKQEGLE; this comes from the coding sequence ATGAAGACAATAGGTATTTTTTACGGTTCGTCAACCGGAACGACAGAGGATATTGCAAAACGTATAGCAACCAAGTTAGGTGTGGATGCTTCTAACCTGTATGATGTGGCGAAGGCTTCTCCTTCGGATCTGGGTAATTATGAAGCATTGATTCTGGGTAGTTCTACCTGGGGAGCAGGCGATTTGCAGGATGACTGGTACGATTTTCTTGCCAAAGTAAAGAAGCTGGATTTATCCGGTAAGCTCGTTGCTATTTTTGGTTGCGGCGACTCTTCCTCTTTCAGCGACACGTTCTGTGATGCGATCGGAACAATCTATACGGATCTTCAGGGTACAGGATGTACGTTTATCGGGTCAGTACCGACAGATGGTTATTCGTATGATGACTCGACAGCTGTTGTTGACGGTAAATTCGTCGGACTTCCTTTGGATGAATTGAATGAAGACGATCAGACCAACCCGCGTATCGACCAGTGGATCGAAACGTTAAAACAGGAAGGTCTGGAATAA
- a CDS encoding lytic transglycosylase domain-containing protein — MKYLLSLLCFCCFVTVAGAQETITENEEPRYSDLSADSLSVDVGLIPESLDADVDSLLRSWHVQYFSKRDEYCHDDAANVWFPDSVYRERLESLPRVISLPYNKVVRDCIDLYADRRRNLVRYMLGMADFYFPIIEQVLDEHDLPIELKYLAVVESALNPVALSRVGACGLWQFMLPTGKIYGLEINSLVDERRDPVKATHAACRYFKDMYAIYGDWNLVLASYNCGPGNVNKAIRRSGGKTDFWEIFPYLPKETRSYVPLFIAANYIMNFYCDHNICPMQTSMPLATDTVVVTKPLHLEQVAEVLQMDLEQVRALNPQYKRDIIPGNAAPCVLKLPVNQTYAFIDKEDTIYTHRAEDLLENCLAYNPNGADEGKSSNREKITHRVASGENIYTISDRYGVTPKEVRQWNGLKSNRLASGRRLTLYVDNGGVAFASATKSKTVPKRTSPSEIVEKQSNGFVSYKVKSGDSLYTISKKYPGVSAALIQKANGLSNANIRPGQVLKIPVG, encoded by the coding sequence ATGAAATATTTATTATCATTACTCTGTTTCTGCTGTTTCGTTACTGTTGCCGGTGCACAGGAAACAATAACTGAAAATGAAGAACCTCGGTATTCGGACCTCTCTGCCGACTCTCTGTCTGTCGATGTGGGGCTGATACCCGAAAGTTTGGATGCAGATGTGGACAGTCTGCTTCGTTCCTGGCATGTGCAATACTTCTCCAAGCGGGATGAATATTGTCATGATGACGCAGCGAATGTGTGGTTTCCTGACTCCGTCTACCGGGAACGTCTGGAAAGCTTGCCGCGTGTTATTTCTTTACCTTATAATAAGGTAGTACGCGATTGTATCGATTTATATGCCGACCGCCGCCGTAACCTCGTACGCTATATGCTGGGTATGGCGGATTTTTATTTCCCGATCATCGAGCAGGTGCTCGACGAACACGACCTGCCTATCGAACTGAAATATCTGGCTGTGGTGGAAAGTGCGTTGAACCCTGTTGCGCTGTCCCGTGTAGGAGCCTGCGGCTTGTGGCAGTTCATGCTTCCGACAGGAAAGATTTACGGTCTGGAGATCAACAGCCTTGTCGACGAACGTCGTGATCCGGTAAAGGCTACGCATGCAGCCTGCCGTTATTTTAAAGATATGTATGCCATCTATGGGGACTGGAATCTTGTGCTGGCTTCTTATAACTGCGGTCCGGGGAATGTAAATAAAGCGATCCGCCGTTCGGGAGGGAAGACGGATTTTTGGGAGATATTCCCTTATCTGCCTAAAGAAACCCGGTCGTACGTTCCGTTGTTCATCGCGGCTAATTATATCATGAACTTTTATTGTGATCACAATATTTGTCCGATGCAGACCAGTATGCCGTTGGCTACCGATACGGTTGTGGTTACAAAACCCCTGCATCTGGAGCAGGTGGCAGAGGTTTTGCAGATGGACTTGGAACAGGTGCGTGCCTTGAATCCGCAATATAAACGCGATATTATTCCCGGAAATGCAGCACCTTGCGTACTGAAACTGCCGGTGAATCAGACCTATGCCTTTATCGATAAAGAAGATACAATCTATACGCATCGTGCGGAAGATTTGCTGGAAAATTGTCTCGCTTATAATCCGAACGGTGCGGACGAAGGTAAATCGTCCAACCGTGAAAAGATTACCCATCGCGTGGCTTCCGGCGAAAACATCTATACGATATCCGATCGCTACGGAGTGACTCCGAAAGAAGTTCGCCAGTGGAACGGTTTGAAGTCGAATCGACTGGCTAGCGGTCGTCGCTTGACCTTATACGTGGATAACGGGGGAGTGGCTTTCGCTTCCGCTACGAAATCGAAAACTGTACCGAAAAGAACTTCGCCGTCTGAAATTGTTGAAAAACAAAGTAATGGCTTTGTCTCTTATAAGGTCAAATCGGGAGATTCGTTGTATACGATCTCTAAAAAGTATCCCGGTGTATCGGCTGCTTTGATACAAAAGGCGAACGGTTTGTCGAATGCAAATATTCGTCCGGGACAGGTTCTGAAAATTCCTGTGGGATAA
- a CDS encoding DUF2023 family protein: MVTTRNRIPGEVKVFLNHIYEYKKGIRSMVLCTINKSYEQVVTDRLESQQICYVKQDAGERSVNIYFGRPECIEAIRLLVTRPLNLLTPEEDFILGALLGYDICMQCERFCTRKKQRLTSA, from the coding sequence ATGGTAACAACCAGGAACAGGATACCCGGAGAAGTGAAAGTCTTTCTTAATCATATCTATGAATATAAGAAAGGGATACGGAGTATGGTTTTATGTACGATCAATAAATCGTATGAGCAAGTCGTTACGGACCGCTTGGAAAGTCAACAGATTTGTTATGTAAAGCAGGATGCAGGAGAGAGAAGTGTCAATATTTATTTTGGAAGGCCTGAATGCATAGAAGCTATTCGTTTATTGGTGACCCGTCCGTTGAACTTACTTACACCGGAGGAGGATTTTATTCTTGGAGCTTTACTTGGGTATGATATCTGCATGCAATGCGAACGTTTCTGCACAAGGAAAAAGCAGCGGCTAACGTCTGCCTGA